From the genome of Delphinus delphis chromosome 8, mDelDel1.2, whole genome shotgun sequence, one region includes:
- the MCAM gene encoding cell surface glycoprotein MUC18 isoform X1 — MGPSSGVPGEAEQPDPELVEVEVGGTALLKCGPSHSPGNFSHADWFSVHKEKPTLIFRVRQGQGQSEPGEYQNRLSLQDKGTTLALTGITPHDERIFLCQGKRPRSQEHRIQLRVYKAPEEPLIQVNALGISVNSEEPGEVATCVGRNGYPLPQVTWYKNSQSLKEEKNRVHIQSSQIVESSGLYTLRSVLKAQLTKEDKDAQFYCELSYRLPSGNHMKESREVTVPVFYPAERVWLEVEPEGMLKEGDRVEIRCLADGNPPPHFSIGKQNLSTREMEEERTDDNGVLVLEPARKEHSGLYECQGLDLESTASLLSDQQELVVNYVSEVRVSPAAPESQEGSSLTLTCEAESNQDLEFQWLREKTGKVLAKGPVLQLRNLKREAGGGYRCVASVPSVPGLNRTQLVNVAIFGSPWMALRERKMWVKENSMLNLSCEASGHPRPSVVWSIDGTASEQDQDPQSVLSVLNVLVTPELLETGAECVASNSLGRNTTVIILELDSNRSTSLSTSTVSPYARANSTSTEKKLTEPESKGVVIVAVTVCVLVLAVLGAVLYFFYKKGKLPCGRSGKQEITLPPSRKGEFVVEVKSDKLPEEMGLLQGSNGDKRAPGDQGEKYIDLRH; from the exons GTCCACAAGGAGAAGCCAACACTCATCTTCCGCGTGCGtcagggccagggccagagcGAACCTGGGGAGTACCAGAATCGGCTCAGCCTCCAGGACAAAGGGACTACTCTGGCCCTAACAGGCATCACCCCCCACGATGAGCGCATCTTCCTGTGCCAGGGCAAGCGCCCTCGGTCCCAGGAGCACCGAATCCAGCTCCGTGTCTACA AAGCTCCGGAGGAGCCACTCATCCAGGTCAATGCCTTGGGCATTTCTGTGAACAGTGAGGAGCCTGGGGAG GTTGCCACCTGTGTGGGGAGGAATGGGTACCCCCTTCCTCAAGTCACCTGGTACAAGAACAGCCAGTCCCTGAAGGAGGAGAAGAACC gGGTCCACATCCAGTCGTCCCAGATCGTGGAGTCGAGTGGTCTGTACACCCTGAGGAGCGTTCTGAAGGCACAGCTGACCAAGGAGGACAAAGATGCCCAGTTTTACTGCGAGCTCAGCTATCGGCTGCCCAGTGGGAACCACATGAAGGAATCTAGGGAGGTCACTGTCCCTGTTTTCT ACCCGGCAGAGAGAGTGTGGCTGGAAGTGGAGCCTGAGGGGATGCTGAAGGAGGGGGACCGCGTGGAGATCAGGTGTCTGGCTGATGGCAACCCCCCGCCCCACTTCAGCATCGGCAAGCAG AACCTCAGCACCagggagatggaggaagagaggaCCGATGACAACGGGGTCCTGGTCTTGGAGCCCGCCCGGAAGGAGCATAGCGGCCTCTACGAATGTCAGGGCCTGGACTTGGAAAGCACGGCATCGCTGCTGAGCGACCAGCAGGAGCTGGTGGTGAAct ATGTGTCTGAAGTCCGGGTGAGCCCCGCAGCCCCCGAGAGCCAGGAGGGCAGCAGCCTCACCCTGACCTGTGAGGCAGAGAGTAACCAGGACCTTGAGTTCCAGTGGCTGAGAGAAAAG ACAGGCAAGGTGTTGGCAAAGGGGCCTGTGCTCCAATTACGCAACCTGAAACGGGAGGCAGGGGGAGGTTACCGCTGCGTGGCATCTGTGCCCAGCGTTCCCGGCCTGAACCGCACCCAGCTCGTCAACGTGGCCATTTTTG GGTCCCCGTGGATGGCACTGAGGGAGAGGAAGATGTGGGTGAAGGAGAACTCCATGCTGAATCTGTCCTGTGAGGCCTCAGGGCATCCTCGGCCCAGCGTCGTCTGGAGCATCGATGGCACG GCCAGCGAACAGGACCAAGATCCGCAGAGTGTCCTGAGCGTCCTGAATGTCCTTGTGACCCCAGAGCTGTTGGAGACAGGTGCCGAGTGCGTGGCCTCCAACTCCCTGGGCAGAAACACCACCGTCATTATCCTGGAGCTGG ACTCCAACAGAAGCACTAGCCTCAGCACCTCCACCGTCAGTCCCTATGCTAGAGCCAACAGCACCTCCACAG AGAAAAAGCTGACAGAGCCCGAAAGCAAGGGTGTGGTCATCGTGGCCGTGACCGTGTGTGTCCTGGTCCTGGCTGTGCTGGGCGCTGTCCTCTATTTCTTCTACAAGAAGGGCAAGCTGCCGTGCGGACGGTCAGGCAAACAAGAGAT cacgCTGCCCCCGTCTCGTAAGGGCGAATTTGTAGTTGAAGTTAAGTCAGATAAGCTCCCAGAAGAGATGGGCCTCCTTCAGGGCAGCAACGGTGACAAGAGGGCTCCAGGAGACCAG GGAGAGAAATACATCGATCTGAGGCACTAG
- the MCAM gene encoding cell surface glycoprotein MUC18 isoform X3 has translation MGRSGLICAFLIAACCCCRRAAGVPGEAEQPDPELVEVEVGGTALLKCGPSHSPGNFSHADWFSVHKEKPTLIFRVRQGQGQSEPGEYQNRLSLQDKGTTLALTGITPHDERIFLCQGKRPRSQEHRIQLRVYKAPEEPLIQVNALGISVNSEEPGEVATCVGRNGYPLPQVTWYKNSQSLKEEKNRVHIQSSQIVESSGLYTLRSVLKAQLTKEDKDAQFYCELSYRLPSGNHMKESREVTVPVFYPAERVWLEVEPEGMLKEGDRVEIRCLADGNPPPHFSIGKQNLSTREMEEERTDDNGVLVLEPARKEHSGLYECQGLDLESTASLLSDQQELVVNYVSEVRVSPAAPESQEGSSLTLTCEAESNQDLEFQWLREKTGKVLAKGPVLQLRNLKREAGGGYRCVASVPSVPGLNRTQLVNVAIFGSPWMALRERKMWVKENSMLNLSCEASGHPRPSVVWSIDGTASEQDQDPQSVLSVLNVLVTPELLETGAECVASNSLGRNTTVIILELDSNRSTSLSTSTVSPYARANSTSTEKKLTEPESKGVVIVAVTVCVLVLAVLGAVLYFFYKKGKLPCGRSGKQEITLPPSRKGEFVVEVKSDKLPEEMGLLQGSNGDKRAPGDQGEKYIDLRH, from the exons GTCCACAAGGAGAAGCCAACACTCATCTTCCGCGTGCGtcagggccagggccagagcGAACCTGGGGAGTACCAGAATCGGCTCAGCCTCCAGGACAAAGGGACTACTCTGGCCCTAACAGGCATCACCCCCCACGATGAGCGCATCTTCCTGTGCCAGGGCAAGCGCCCTCGGTCCCAGGAGCACCGAATCCAGCTCCGTGTCTACA AAGCTCCGGAGGAGCCACTCATCCAGGTCAATGCCTTGGGCATTTCTGTGAACAGTGAGGAGCCTGGGGAG GTTGCCACCTGTGTGGGGAGGAATGGGTACCCCCTTCCTCAAGTCACCTGGTACAAGAACAGCCAGTCCCTGAAGGAGGAGAAGAACC gGGTCCACATCCAGTCGTCCCAGATCGTGGAGTCGAGTGGTCTGTACACCCTGAGGAGCGTTCTGAAGGCACAGCTGACCAAGGAGGACAAAGATGCCCAGTTTTACTGCGAGCTCAGCTATCGGCTGCCCAGTGGGAACCACATGAAGGAATCTAGGGAGGTCACTGTCCCTGTTTTCT ACCCGGCAGAGAGAGTGTGGCTGGAAGTGGAGCCTGAGGGGATGCTGAAGGAGGGGGACCGCGTGGAGATCAGGTGTCTGGCTGATGGCAACCCCCCGCCCCACTTCAGCATCGGCAAGCAG AACCTCAGCACCagggagatggaggaagagaggaCCGATGACAACGGGGTCCTGGTCTTGGAGCCCGCCCGGAAGGAGCATAGCGGCCTCTACGAATGTCAGGGCCTGGACTTGGAAAGCACGGCATCGCTGCTGAGCGACCAGCAGGAGCTGGTGGTGAAct ATGTGTCTGAAGTCCGGGTGAGCCCCGCAGCCCCCGAGAGCCAGGAGGGCAGCAGCCTCACCCTGACCTGTGAGGCAGAGAGTAACCAGGACCTTGAGTTCCAGTGGCTGAGAGAAAAG ACAGGCAAGGTGTTGGCAAAGGGGCCTGTGCTCCAATTACGCAACCTGAAACGGGAGGCAGGGGGAGGTTACCGCTGCGTGGCATCTGTGCCCAGCGTTCCCGGCCTGAACCGCACCCAGCTCGTCAACGTGGCCATTTTTG GGTCCCCGTGGATGGCACTGAGGGAGAGGAAGATGTGGGTGAAGGAGAACTCCATGCTGAATCTGTCCTGTGAGGCCTCAGGGCATCCTCGGCCCAGCGTCGTCTGGAGCATCGATGGCACG GCCAGCGAACAGGACCAAGATCCGCAGAGTGTCCTGAGCGTCCTGAATGTCCTTGTGACCCCAGAGCTGTTGGAGACAGGTGCCGAGTGCGTGGCCTCCAACTCCCTGGGCAGAAACACCACCGTCATTATCCTGGAGCTGG ACTCCAACAGAAGCACTAGCCTCAGCACCTCCACCGTCAGTCCCTATGCTAGAGCCAACAGCACCTCCACAG AGAAAAAGCTGACAGAGCCCGAAAGCAAGGGTGTGGTCATCGTGGCCGTGACCGTGTGTGTCCTGGTCCTGGCTGTGCTGGGCGCTGTCCTCTATTTCTTCTACAAGAAGGGCAAGCTGCCGTGCGGACGGTCAGGCAAACAAGAGAT cacgCTGCCCCCGTCTCGTAAGGGCGAATTTGTAGTTGAAGTTAAGTCAGATAAGCTCCCAGAAGAGATGGGCCTCCTTCAGGGCAGCAACGGTGACAAGAGGGCTCCAGGAGACCAG GGAGAGAAATACATCGATCTGAGGCACTAG